One window of the Tachypleus tridentatus isolate NWPU-2018 chromosome 10, ASM421037v1, whole genome shotgun sequence genome contains the following:
- the LOC143229006 gene encoding frizzled-5-like: MNFPFIQCGDSSKLLSIWILLASVTTPGIQVEESGTSSTECEEITISMCKDVGYNYTSMPNQFYHDTQEEAGLEAHQFWPLVEIQCSGDLLFFLCSVYTPICMPDYSGSIPACRSVCERARTGCAPIMQQYGFTWPERLNCHNFPEYNDPSNLCMDEQEGKSPKRPLLAVKDENSFGMTQEPLEDVTTVQLNRNPKFNKDLEVPETTYKPQLNSKCGCMCRYPMVSVTDNENKKYYNKVETGGIVNCAIACRGNFYSIDEHKFANLWLGLWAVLCCLSTSITVTTFLIDVKRFRYPERPIIFLSGCYLMVSVGYLIRIGVGHNTVACDGTIIVYPNSERSATCTIVFLLIYFFGMASSLWWVMLALTWLLAAGLKWGNEAITRYSSYFHVAAWTVPAIKTISVLALDGIDGDPVSGICYVGNQNLSFLRGFVLAPLCVYLFLGTCFLLAGFVELFRIRNVIRQQAEDKVDKLEKLMIRIGVFSVLYTVPATVVIGCYVYEQHFRKAWEQKHNCPCNAPDIKPDYSIFMLKYFMCLVVGITSGFWIWSGKTLDSWRKFLRKFCRIKSRERHNAYAFRQENLPNQVEQVWPSKNKQAPVANV, encoded by the coding sequence ATGAATTTTCCTTTCATTCAGTGTGGTGATTCCTCAAAACTGCTAAGTATTTGGATCTTGTTGGCTTCTGTCACCACACCTGGGATACAGGTTGAAGAAAGCGGAACCAGTTCTACAGAGTGTGAAGAAATAACAATCTCCATGTGTAAAGACGTGGGATATAATTATACTTCCATGCCTAATCAGTTCTATCATGACACCCAAGAAGAAGCCGGTTTAGAAGCACACCAGTTCTGGCCTTTGGTTGAGATTCAATGTTCTGGAGATCTTTTGTTTTTCCTCTGTTCAGTTTACACTCCTATATGCATGCCAGATTATTCTGGTTCTATCCCAGCCTGTCGATCCGTCTGTGAGCGTGCTCGAACTGGTTGTGCTCCAATTATGCAACAGTACGGCTTTACGTGGCCCGAAAGACTTAACTGTCACAATTTTCCAGAATACAATGACCCTAGCAATCTCTGTATGGATGAACAGGAAGGAAAAAGTCCAAAACGTCCACTCCTTGCAGTTAAAGATGAAAATTCATTTGGAATGACTCAGGAACCGTTGGAAGATGTTACAACAGTGCAACTAAATAGAAATCCTAAATTCAACAAAGACCTTGAAGTTCCAGAAACGACTTATAAACCGCAATTGAATTCCAAGTGTGGTTGTATGTGTCGTTACCCTATGGTAAGTGTAACggacaatgaaaataaaaaatattacaacaaggtAGAAACAGGTGGCATTGTGAATTGTGCAATAGCCTGTCGTGGTAATTTTTATTCCATTGATGAACATAAATTTGCTAATCTATGGCTTGGGCTGTGGGCTGTGTTATGTTGCCTGTCTACTAGCATAACAGTTACTACTTTCTTAATTGATGTTAAGCGTTTTCGATATCCTGAGCGCCCAATTATCTTCTTATCAGGATGCTATCTGATGGTTTCAGTTGGTTACTTGATTCGCATTGGGGTGGGACATAATACAGTTGCCTGTGATGGTACTATCATTGTTTATCCAAATTCTGAAAGATCAGCCACTTGCACAATTGTGTTCCTTTTGATCTATTTTTTTGGTATGGCCAGCTCTCTTTGGTGGGTTATGCTGGCACTAACTTGGCTTCTGGCCGCAGGATTGAAGTGGGGAAACGAAGCGATAACCCGTTATTCTTCATATTTCCACGTTGCTGCCTGGACAGTGCCAGCTATTAAGACAATTTCTGTTCTAGCCCTGGATGGAATCGACGGAGACCCTGTATCTGGTATTTGTTACGTAGGAAACCAAAACTTGTCTTTTCTGCGAGGTTTCGTTCTAGCGCCATTGTGTGTGTACCTTTTCTTGGGAACGTGTTTCTTGTTGGCTGGATTTGTAGAGCTATTTCGAATTCGAAATGTCATACGACAACAAGCTGAAGACAAGGTGGACAAACTGGAGAAGCTAATGATTCGAATTGGCgtgttttcagttttgtatacAGTTCCAGCCACAGTGGTAATCGGATGTTATGTTTATGAGCAGCACTTCCGGAAAGCGTGGGAACAAAAACACAACTGTCCTTGCAATGCCCCTGACATAAAACCGGACTACTCTATATTCATGCTCAAGTACTTCATGTGTTTGGTGGTCGGGATTACGTCCGGTTTTTGGATTTGGTCTGGGAAAACTCTAGACTCCTGGAGGAAGTTTCTGAGAAAGTTTTGTCGAATAAAATCTCGGGAGAGACATAATGCCTACGCTTTTAGACAAGAAAATTTACCTAACCAAGTGGAGCAGGTCTGGCCCTCCAAAAATAAGCAGGCTCCTGTGGCAAACGTCTGA
- the LOC143229008 gene encoding BTB/POZ domain-containing protein 9 isoform X2 — protein MGSRVTQTTLHFADKTLAGVPRLLEDFQRLAEDRDSADIVFIVGREEIPIYAHRLILRARCTSFQNLKRGEICKVPGSTVSPAPPGNPTPVRLLYAKPDVFREVLFYVYTGKIVLQDCSVFEVLAIAQELGVEELRLCCEDHIGSTMSIHNACTFLAAALDMENRVPVGNKGGRPFVDRCTAYIGENALECVKTTAFLHLPKDSLIHLVSSDYLAVEEEDVWRAVLTWAKHQAGVTQPTAHWTEEERVRVCQQLQGVINHVRLLLIDSQVFAEEVEPTGAVPMELSLERYRFAALPSRFAHSEDKRIQPRTSLKLFQGSQLLSGEKLQFQRLLNAWYGNPKQMWRLLFRASTHGYSAESFHHHCDGHSPTFIVVLGPHGGMCGGFSDVPWGKTGGRGRYFPSDKAFIFSLINSADVPPTKFEVTKKMFAIAHHPDYGPIFGAGADLCLANNCNANLESYSNLPHSYDGENASCTLLMGSYNFTVVDYEVFTTLG, from the exons ATGGGTTCAAGAGTTACACAGACAACCCTTCATTTTGCTGACAAGACTTTAGCAGGAGTTCCTCGGTTGCTAGAAGATTTTCAGAGATTAGCTGAGGACAGAGATAGTGCtgatattgttttcattgttggTCGAGAAGAAATACCTATATATGCCCATCGACTTATACTTAGAGCAAG GTGTACcagttttcaaaatttgaaaagaGGTGAAATATGCAAAGTCCCTGGCTCTACAGTGTCTCCGGCTCCACCAGGAAATCCAACACCTGTTCGCCTCCTATATGCAAAACCTGATGTGTTTAGAGAAGTTCTTTTTTACGTTTATACTGGCAAG ATTGTTCTTCAAGACTGTTCCGTGTTTGAAGTTTTAGCGATTGCCCAAGAACTTGGAGTGGAAGAACTAAGACTGTGCTGTGAAGACCATATTGGGAGCACTATGTCCATTCATAATGCATGTACTTTTCTTGCTGCAGCTTTGGATATGGAAAACAGAGTGCCAG TAGGGAATAAGGGAGGCCGACCCTTTGTTGACAGGTGCACAGCTTATATTGGAGAAAATGCTTTGGAGTGTGTGAAGACAACAGCTTTTCTTCACCTCCCTAAAGATTCACTTATTCACCTTGTATCCTCGGATTAT CTTGCTGTTGAAGAAGAAGATGTTTGGAGAGCAGTATTGACATGGGCTAAGCATCAGGCTGGAGTCACCCAACCTACAGCACATTGGACTGAAGAAGAGAGAGTGAGAGTTTGTCAG CAACTACAGGGTGTGATCAACCATGTTCGACTGTTGTTGATTGACAGCCAAGTTTTTGCCGAAGAAGTTGAGCCAACTGGTGCTGTTCCCATGGAACTATCTTTAGAAAG GTATCGGTTTGCAGCATTACCAAGTAGGTTTGCTCACTCAGAAGATAAACGTATCCAGCCAAGAACATCGCTCAAGCTGTTTCAGGGTTCTCAGTTACTTAGTGGGGAAAAGTTACAATTTCAGCGCCTCTTAAATGCTTGGTATGGAAACCCAAAACAAATGTGGCGCTTGCTGTTTCGTGCTTCCACACATGGGTACTCAGCTGAGTCTTTCCACCATCACTGCGATGGGCACAGCccaacatttattgttgttttg GGTCCACATGGAGGCATGTGTGGAGGCTTCAGTGATGTTCCTTGGGGTAAAACAGGTGGCAGGGGCAGATATTTTCCTTCGGACAAGGCATTCATCTTTTCTCTCATTAATAGTGCAGATGTTCCTCCTACAAAGTTTGAGGTTACCAAAAAGATGTTTGCAATTGCACATCATCCTGA ttacggACCAATTTTTGGAGCTGGGGCAGACCTGTGTCTTGCAAATAACTGTAATGCTAATCTAGAGAGTTATTCCAACCTCCCACACTCGTATGATGGAGAAAACGCTTCTTGTACTTTGCTCATGGGAAGCTATAACTTCACAGTTGTAGACTATGAAGTCTTTACAACATTAGGATAA
- the LOC143229008 gene encoding kelch-like protein 1 isoform X1, with amino-acid sequence MCNYSKVIEKQIQLLKKELKMGSRVTQTTLHFADKTLAGVPRLLEDFQRLAEDRDSADIVFIVGREEIPIYAHRLILRARCTSFQNLKRGEICKVPGSTVSPAPPGNPTPVRLLYAKPDVFREVLFYVYTGKIVLQDCSVFEVLAIAQELGVEELRLCCEDHIGSTMSIHNACTFLAAALDMENRVPVGNKGGRPFVDRCTAYIGENALECVKTTAFLHLPKDSLIHLVSSDYLAVEEEDVWRAVLTWAKHQAGVTQPTAHWTEEERVRVCQQLQGVINHVRLLLIDSQVFAEEVEPTGAVPMELSLERYRFAALPSRFAHSEDKRIQPRTSLKLFQGSQLLSGEKLQFQRLLNAWYGNPKQMWRLLFRASTHGYSAESFHHHCDGHSPTFIVVLGPHGGMCGGFSDVPWGKTGGRGRYFPSDKAFIFSLINSADVPPTKFEVTKKMFAIAHHPDYGPIFGAGADLCLANNCNANLESYSNLPHSYDGENASCTLLMGSYNFTVVDYEVFTTLG; translated from the exons atgtgCAACTATAGTAAAGTAATTga GAAGCAGATACAATTATTGAAAAAGGAGTTGAAAATGGGTTCAAGAGTTACACAGACAACCCTTCATTTTGCTGACAAGACTTTAGCAGGAGTTCCTCGGTTGCTAGAAGATTTTCAGAGATTAGCTGAGGACAGAGATAGTGCtgatattgttttcattgttggTCGAGAAGAAATACCTATATATGCCCATCGACTTATACTTAGAGCAAG GTGTACcagttttcaaaatttgaaaagaGGTGAAATATGCAAAGTCCCTGGCTCTACAGTGTCTCCGGCTCCACCAGGAAATCCAACACCTGTTCGCCTCCTATATGCAAAACCTGATGTGTTTAGAGAAGTTCTTTTTTACGTTTATACTGGCAAG ATTGTTCTTCAAGACTGTTCCGTGTTTGAAGTTTTAGCGATTGCCCAAGAACTTGGAGTGGAAGAACTAAGACTGTGCTGTGAAGACCATATTGGGAGCACTATGTCCATTCATAATGCATGTACTTTTCTTGCTGCAGCTTTGGATATGGAAAACAGAGTGCCAG TAGGGAATAAGGGAGGCCGACCCTTTGTTGACAGGTGCACAGCTTATATTGGAGAAAATGCTTTGGAGTGTGTGAAGACAACAGCTTTTCTTCACCTCCCTAAAGATTCACTTATTCACCTTGTATCCTCGGATTAT CTTGCTGTTGAAGAAGAAGATGTTTGGAGAGCAGTATTGACATGGGCTAAGCATCAGGCTGGAGTCACCCAACCTACAGCACATTGGACTGAAGAAGAGAGAGTGAGAGTTTGTCAG CAACTACAGGGTGTGATCAACCATGTTCGACTGTTGTTGATTGACAGCCAAGTTTTTGCCGAAGAAGTTGAGCCAACTGGTGCTGTTCCCATGGAACTATCTTTAGAAAG GTATCGGTTTGCAGCATTACCAAGTAGGTTTGCTCACTCAGAAGATAAACGTATCCAGCCAAGAACATCGCTCAAGCTGTTTCAGGGTTCTCAGTTACTTAGTGGGGAAAAGTTACAATTTCAGCGCCTCTTAAATGCTTGGTATGGAAACCCAAAACAAATGTGGCGCTTGCTGTTTCGTGCTTCCACACATGGGTACTCAGCTGAGTCTTTCCACCATCACTGCGATGGGCACAGCccaacatttattgttgttttg GGTCCACATGGAGGCATGTGTGGAGGCTTCAGTGATGTTCCTTGGGGTAAAACAGGTGGCAGGGGCAGATATTTTCCTTCGGACAAGGCATTCATCTTTTCTCTCATTAATAGTGCAGATGTTCCTCCTACAAAGTTTGAGGTTACCAAAAAGATGTTTGCAATTGCACATCATCCTGA ttacggACCAATTTTTGGAGCTGGGGCAGACCTGTGTCTTGCAAATAACTGTAATGCTAATCTAGAGAGTTATTCCAACCTCCCACACTCGTATGATGGAGAAAACGCTTCTTGTACTTTGCTCATGGGAAGCTATAACTTCACAGTTGTAGACTATGAAGTCTTTACAACATTAGGATAA